The Babylonia areolata isolate BAREFJ2019XMU chromosome 22, ASM4173473v1, whole genome shotgun sequence genome contains a region encoding:
- the LOC143297212 gene encoding solute carrier family 22 member 7-like → MKGNEAATITPAEGHGKTRDVTSHQGRSPSDETCAVDLEPILQKLGRRGRYQLIQLMLHLFSSFANNVAVFAVVFIGYEPDHQCSQMDNITQVEAYLPDDVTNFTLHHTQFEECSIDVTVNTSGTSSTHSLPCVAGVNFSMPSHTSFVTEWSLVCEKTGLTELTQTGFFAGQAVGALLFSVPADRYGRRKVYVTCAVATMASLVAMTFINMYEIMLFCRIVTGFFASGMDNVAYMMVMELLPHEWRCLASILDGVLCACGCCFIAVVAYCLQGVSWRYLSLALASVYFASLLLPCFLDESLRWLLATGEIQEAERILKKACQMNGRDFADIQPLLQKQAFNGNSLPVQNRWNTVISGHEDELTKPVLVSEKNTDEDLNENEETGVDIACKEGDAVVHQTDVLVTKTEDDIIDACVHHQTELPGRDGVEAISTRHTVLDLFRYRVVLVPFLVCSFVWLANNLFYYGAMLGSAKLSGNRFLNFGLLSLLQIPSTLLALFLMPRFRRRPLGFFFGLFTGLSLFVSVGLSTLGGGQGVTLTLATVAEYVGMFAVNGSFSVFFVFYMEVFPTTMRSVGTGTIAGIIRLTSLALPFLLVWRKETPWAPGVMVGCLCCLAAVSIWLLPETRHRKLPDTIEEMQAWKKKRNCST, encoded by the exons ATGAAAGGCAACGAAGCAGCCACCATCACCCCCGCGGAGGGACACGGAAAAACACGTGACGTGACGTCACACCAAGGGAGATCACCTTCAGACGAAACATGTGCCGTGGACTTGGAGCCCATTCTGCAGAAGCTTGGCAGAAGGGGCCGGTACCAGCTCATCCAGCTAATGCTCCACCTGTTTTCCAGCTTTGCCAACAACGTAGCAGTCTTCGCCGTTGTCTTTATAG GTTACGAGCCAGATCACCAGTGCAGTCAGATGGATAACATCACCCAGGTGGAAGCTTATCTCCCAGATGACGTCACCAACttcacactccaccacacacagttTGAGGAGTGTAGCATTGACGTCACTGTCAACACTTCTGGTACATCCTCCACTCACTCTCTTCCCTGTGTGGCTGGTGTCAACTTCTCCATGCCTTCCCACACCTCCTTTGTCACTGAG TGGTCGCTGGTGTGTGAGAAGACAGGGCTGACGGAGCTCACCCAGACAGGGTTCTTCGCTGGTCAGGCAGTTGGCGCTCTACTTTTCTCTGTCCCGGCTGACCGCTACGGCCGGCGGAAAGTGTACGTGACCTGTGCTGTGGCCACTATGGCGTCTCTTGTCGCCATGACTTTCATCAACATGTATGAAATCATGTTGTTTTGCAGAATCGTGACTGGCTTTTTCGCATCC GGCATGGACAACGTAGCCTACATGATGGTCATGGAGCTGTTGCCCCATGAATGGCGATGTCTGGCCAGCATTCTGGATGGCGTATTGTGCGCCTGTGGCTGTTGTTTCATCGCCGTGGTGGCCTACTGTCTGCAGGGCGTGTCCTGGAGATACCTCAGTCTTGCCCTTGCCTCCGTGTATTTCGCCAGCCTCCTCTTACCTTG CTTCTTGGACGAGTCCCTCCGCTGGTTGTTGGCGACAGGAGAAATTCAGGAAGCGGAGAGGATCCTGAAGAAAGCCTGTCAGATGAACGGCAGAGATTTCGCAGACATTCAGCCCCTCCTCCAAAAGCAAGCCTTTAACGGCAACAGTCTCCCTGTTCAGAATAGATGGAACACTGTCATCAGTGGCCACGAAGATGAATTAACGAAACCAGTACTTGTTTCTGAGAAAAATACGGATGAAGACTTGAATGAGAACGAAGAAACGGGCGTTGACATTGCCTGCAAAGAAGGGGATGCTGTTGTTCACCAAACAGACGTTCTTGTGACAAAAACCGAGGATGACATTATTGATGCTTGTGTTCATCACCAAACTGAACTTCctgggagagatggggtggaagCGATCTCTACCAGACACACTGTGCTGGATTTGTTTCGATATCGTGTTGTTCTGGTGCCTTTCCTGGTCTGCTCCTTTGTCTG GCTGGCCAACAATCTGTTCTACTACGGGGCGATGCTGGGGTCTGCCAAGCTGTCTGGGAACAGGTTCCTCAACTTTGGTCTCCTGTCTCTTCTACAGATCCCCTCCACTCTGTTGGCACTCTTCTTGATGCCAAG ATTCCGTCGCAGACCGTTGGGGTTTTTCTTCGGCCTGTTCACGGGATTGTCTCTGTTCGTGTCGGTGGGCCTTTCAACGCTGG gtGGAGGGCAGGGAGTGACCTTGACCCTGGCCACAGTAGCAGAGTACGTGGGCATGTTCGCAGTGAATGGTTCCTTctctgtgttctttgttttctacATGGAGGTCTTCCCCACAACCATGAG ATCTGTAGGTACAGGAACCATTGCAGGCATCATCAGGTTGACTAGCCTGGCTCTTCCTTTTCTCTTGGTGTGG CGCAAAGAGACCCCTTGGGCCCCAGGAGTGATGGTGGGATGTCTGTGCTGCCTTGCCGCTGTCTCCATCTGGCTTCTGCCGGAAACACGTCACAGGAAGTTGCCAGACACCATCGAAGAAATGCAGgcgtggaaaaagaaaagaaattgttcCACTTAA